In Chthoniobacterales bacterium, a genomic segment contains:
- a CDS encoding class II aldolase/adducin family protein, producing the protein MKVFAHKDAADFVSTGAKEFRHNREVLLTPGARDAFSEAGIKIVFQEGAAGESSAVTALTTSGDAALFNSPLAEKLKKEICEIGRRIWIREYSDGNGGNISARLTDNRFICTPTGVSKGFMTPDMLCMVDGEGRQVAGTWKRSSEITTHLAIYNTTPEAASVCHAHPCHAGAFAIKGMQPPPRLIPELEVFVGTVALAEYKTPGSAEMAESIKPLAPQHQSIIMGNHGVITWGKSVEDAYFKMEITDAYCRTVILAQSIPGGASIPCEKIGELLDIKKGLGLPDPRYGLKPAELCEVDPWTQMCGQRGCATPVTPFTPLEAPSSAPASAEIEALVQRITDEIVANLK; encoded by the coding sequence ATGAAAGTGTTCGCCCACAAAGACGCTGCCGATTTCGTCAGCACCGGAGCCAAGGAATTCCGCCACAACCGCGAGGTTCTCCTCACACCCGGAGCGCGCGATGCGTTCTCCGAGGCCGGCATCAAAATCGTCTTCCAGGAAGGGGCTGCGGGCGAAAGCTCGGCCGTCACCGCCCTGACCACATCCGGGGACGCCGCGTTGTTCAATTCGCCTCTCGCGGAAAAGCTCAAAAAGGAAATCTGCGAGATCGGGCGGCGGATTTGGATCCGAGAATATTCTGACGGCAACGGCGGCAACATTTCAGCACGGCTGACGGACAACCGCTTCATTTGCACGCCCACCGGCGTGAGCAAGGGTTTCATGACGCCCGACATGCTCTGCATGGTGGATGGCGAAGGGCGCCAGGTGGCCGGAACATGGAAGCGTTCCAGCGAGATCACAACACACCTTGCGATCTACAACACCACCCCAGAAGCCGCATCCGTGTGCCACGCGCATCCTTGCCATGCCGGAGCATTTGCCATCAAGGGCATGCAACCCCCGCCGCGGCTGATCCCCGAGCTGGAGGTGTTTGTCGGCACCGTCGCCCTTGCCGAATACAAGACGCCGGGCTCGGCCGAGATGGCCGAGTCCATCAAACCCCTCGCCCCGCAGCACCAGTCGATCATCATGGGCAACCATGGCGTCATCACCTGGGGCAAGTCGGTGGAGGATGCCTATTTCAAAATGGAAATCACCGACGCCTACTGCCGCACGGTGATTCTGGCGCAGTCCATCCCCGGCGGAGCGTCCATCCCGTGTGAAAAAATCGGCGAATTGCTCGACATCAAAAAAGGCCTCGGACTTCCCGACCCGCGTTACGGACTCAAACCCGCCGAACTTTGCGAGGTCGATCCGTGGACCCAAATGTGCGGGCAGCGCGGTTGCGCCACACCCGTCACGCCTTTCACCCCGCTCGAGGCACCTTCCTCTGCACCGGCATCCGCAGAAATCGAAGCCCTCGTGCAAAGAATCACCGACGAAATCGTCGCCAACCTGAAATAA